The window CTTTGCAATCCACTTCATCTCCGAAGTGTTCTCGAGGACAAAAAATTCAGTAAGTGTCGAATAGTTCTTTTGCATGCGTCCTACCCATTCTCAAAGGAAGCGTCATATCTAGCCTCCGTTTACAGTCAGGTGCATTAGAATTCAATACAAAACTTTATTGATAGTATTCCTTTACGCTTTGTATTCTTATTACTACTTCAGATTGTATATATGTTGATGTTAGTATCTCATAAATGTTAGGTGTACCTTGATTTTGGGCTGGCAGTTCCGAAGCTAAGCGTCCATGGTATGATAACATCAGTTAAAGAACTTCTGGAACTAGCTCCAATCAAAAAGGTGCGGCAGATCTAAATGAAAATGAGCATATATAGTACCTGCTTTCTGTACTTGCAGAAAATATTACCCAAGTGGTAGCCTGTGGGGCAAGGCTCCTTCTTTCTAGCTTACGAGGTGCACCTAGATAAAAGTTGCATCCTAATCAAAATACATCCAGTGTACTGGGTTAGATTTCCGCCAGAAAAAAACTTTAGTACTTTGgtgcatatatataatcagttTGGACTGTGGTTTAGATGTAGGTTGATTTGTCGAGGATAGTATCATCATCATTGCCTTGGCATACGTAGATCCACTATCTCTGAGGTATCTGTATAAACCCAACTGGATATCACCAGTAGATGTATGCATCTGTGTTTCAGAATTTGTTGGCCACATGGTGAATATGGTATTAGTATCTGGTGCATACTTATTGTTCACAGCCCAAAAAAATTATGCATTTGTTGCTCACAGTTTAGACAATGCACAAAAGCATGAAAACTTTGTCCCTGttcaatatcattttttttgacgAAGCCTCTGTTCAATATCATTTGTTACATATAATTCATTAaaccatttttttttatcacagcCAAATATCTGTAGCAGTCAACATTATGGTGTTCCATATAGTACATGACAAATCTTAGATAACTAATATGTTGTCAGGTTGGATTAGTATAGTTCGTATCAAGATAGCCACTTGGCTGGTTCTGGAAGTGATTGGACTTGCTATTGCCCTGTCAAAATAAGAAACTGGATAGAATTATTGATGATTAAAGAATCAACCGAGACTGAACTGCTTATATAATATTCCTATTACAGATCCATCTCTTTGCAGATTTTCATCAGATATGTTAAGTAGCAGTAATAGTCTCTGCAATGACAGTTCCTTGTGTTATTGAAGAGACGTTAAGAATACAACTTGCTACATTTTGTTCTTTGCTGGCACAAAGAAAATATGAGGCCTATACATGATACATCACTACATCAGTGTCATTTTGGGTTTTTTAAGTCTACACCCTCTCCCTCTGTTACTCTCTCTCTAAAAAGATGAGTAAATGTGTTTCACAGGTAATGTTCAGCACAGATGGCTGCTTGTTTCCTGAAAGTTTCTACTTAGGTCAGTTGATTTAAAACTATACTCATCCTTTCTGTACTGTTGATATCATATACTACTATAGCATGTGGAGAAAATACAATGATTTTCTACACTAGTCATTGGAGTGGTGAGCTAAATCTTTTATACAAGACATTGTTCCTGACTTCCTTCTCCTTCCTAAGACGCCCTGTATTGGAATATGACGTGCCTTCTATGCCTCTGGCTTTTATATTTCACTAAAATTTGTTCTGTATCCAGATAAGTAGAGCTTACACTATTCGGGCCATTGTTTGTAGGTTCAAAGAAAGCACGTGATGTTGTTTTCTCGGTCTTACGCGATGCATGTGCTGATGGTGATTTATCAATTTCTGAAGCTCTTGAAGCAGTTAAAGACATATTTGCAGATAATGCAAAACAATTCTACAAGCTTGATGCTGCTGCAAAGTTTGTAAGTTCAGAAAATGGTGCATCTGACCACTCAAAGCTAGCAATTGAAAATGGTATATCTCCTCACTCTTCAAAGGTAGCAACTCAAAGCTCAGAGCAAGATGTGGCTTTTGTTCGGATGATCTGGGTAGATACATCTGGACAGCACCGATGTCGTGTATGTTacgtttcttttttatttttcatctcTCTGTCGTTAGGGAACATAAGTGGCCAGTGCTGTTGTTTTGTTGCGTTTTAAATGTTATGTATTTACTAAGTGGCAATATCTCGATAAACTTTTATTAGGAAAACATTCTAGAAGAAGAATAGCGTGGAATTGTATGTATCTAGAAATTGTATACTCAAGCAATATTGATAGATGTCTAAAAACATATATGTGAATGGAAGAGGCAAGTTAATTTATATGCCTTCATGTCATCTTGTGAAGAATAAATAGGATTAGGTCAGTAATTCTTCTTGTAATTGAAAAAACTCTATTTTAAAGTAGATAGGCaactttgtcaaaaaaatagtaaaagttAAATATACCTATAATTACTGATTATTAGTGTggattttttattaaaagactCTAAAATAACACATAGAAGTGATATACTTTGTTTCGCTTCCTTTTTCTTTAATTACTTTgatctttataaatttataaattaaaatgtgCTAACGGTAGGGAAAATATAGATTGGAGAACTACTCTTTTACAACTTATTATAAGGAAGTGGTCAGGCCAATACTTGTTTCTCCACCTTGAAGTGCTTTCTCTTCCGATGAATTAAGTGTGCGTCTATTATTTACAGATTAAGTGCTCATTTTCATCATGGTTGAATAGTTTATTCATTGTACATGATTTAATATTCATTCGTCAcaatattatgtataaaattcCTCGTTGCAAGTTTTCACGAGTTAGTCAGTGCTGCCATTGTGGACTACAAGTAACCTGGGGAATATCTTGTAGAAGTTTTTGGACTCATGGCCTAAACttatttaatgatttttatGTTGCGCACCATCATAATTTCAGGTTGTTCAGAAAAAACGTTTCCATGATTCTGTGAAGACAAATGGTGTTGGTTTAACTTTTGCTAGCATGGCAATGACTTCAGCAGCTGATGGTCCTGCTGATGGGACTAATTTGAGTGGTGTGGGGGAAATCAGATTGGTACCTGATCTATCAACAAAATGCAGAATTCCATGGTACTATATTACTTCAGGCTGATAGTTGTAGCTCAAAaatatgttgtatatatttttgtttttcattattGTCCTCTTCCTTTATTAATCTTTCCCGATCATAATCTctctgtatataatatatgtgtgcgtggatttgggggggggggggggatctGTATTTCTCGTCTGACTTCcttttttcagctcagcttgaAAATTGAATCTGAGGTATTGGATCAAAGTTTCAACCTTTAACCACTGACTTCGTGATAACGAGTGTATGCCTAACCTGGATAAAGTCATGGTTATGAATCATGAAATATTAAGTAGCCTGTAGCAACAATGATGCATATTGGCACACTCATGGCGTAATGAAATATAGTTTGAACGCTTATAACAAACTCTCATTACTATAAGATGATTAGGTTGTGAGCTTCCTGAGATTGATCGCATTTTCAAATTGCAGGATGAGTATGGACAGAACATGCACTCAAGCAAGCACAATCAGAAACTTAGAAATTAGGATCTGATAAGAATAACAGTACTTAATCTCTTTTTCGTATCCAGACAATACACATTAAAACTACTGAGATTACTAACAAATATTGTTCTTTTGAATTCAGTTTTTTTAAAGCTCAACTAGGTTAAGACTTAAGAGTATGGAAATATTTAATACAGGTCACACAAATAGAAATTCGATTGTAAATCCATTACCTACTAGTAGGATAAAAGATTTCTATGCTAGATCCATTTAAGTGCATGTATAAAACACAGCTAAACTGTTGGTATACTTTTACGGTCTAcatttaatttgtatatttattttcctggTCAACTGAAGTACTTTGATCAGATGTACGAGCAAAACTTTGACATGCTTTAATCTCTTTTTATCTACAGGGCTAAACAAGAAGAGATGGTTTTGGCTGACATGTATCTCAAACCAGGTGAAGCTTGGGAATATTGTCCAAGGGAAGCACTGCGACGtgttttaaaagttttgaaaGAAGAATTTAACTTGGTAGGTCTTATAACTCCTGAATTCAGTTCTAAAGCTTAGATGTATATCCTTATTTAATATCTGTCTTGTATGTTTCAGGAAGTGAATGCTGGTTTTGAGAATGAGTTTTTTCTCTTGAAGAAAGGATTGAGGTGATTTATCCAATTGCCTCCTCTATTACCTTGCGCTATAAGTTTCACTTATATAATTTCTCATTATATAAGTTTCACTTATATAATGCAGTGGCGGAAATGAAGAATGGGTACCATTTGACACCTCATCGTACTGCTCCACTTCAGCATTTGATGTTGCTTCCCCTGTACTTTACGAAATTATAGCTGCGCTTGAATCCTTAAATATTGCTGTGGACCAGGTAATTTGTCCTACTGGGTTTGTATAAATACATCATTTGCGTCTCTACATAATATCTGGTAAAAGATATTATTGGAATAAAATTTGAAGTCTATAGTAAGTTGCATCCCATCTAAACCACTGCGTACTTTTTTAAAGAGAGACAAAAGCGCAATGGTTCAAGATTGTACTGTTAAACTTTGGATATGAGGCTTATTATGGAAACAAAGTTCAGTTCCACTGATTATTCAAGGGGAACTATTACGAGCAGGCCTctcaaacaaatatatttttcagctAAAGGGTTTCATATGACAATTAAAGAagtaaaacaaatcaaaaaaatgAAGCATCATAAGTTACAGGTCTAGTCTCCCTTTTATATGCTACTATTGCAAGCTGGGAGAATAGCAGTTGGAGGTCGGGCTACTGTCTAAATCATGAAAGTAACTTTGTTTTCTGGTTTTTATGTCTGCTGTTACTAGTTGCAATGTCCACCCAATGACTAACATTAGGACTTCTACAATGGTAAAAGGATTTCTGAAGGACCATGATCCTAGAAAGAATTATGCTGATGACGACAAGATTCATATTTTGTTCCCTTGTAGGCATATTCCAGTTGAGCTAATACTTGATGTccctaaaaattaattatacacCCGGCCAAGTAGATTATCTTGGCACTGATAATCCTTTAGTTAGAACACTGAGGCTTAATTTTTGCCAGTAAtcgtttttaaaattaaactgGGCTAACTCGAAAACCTTCAAACAATGACATGTAACTATTTGTGTTTCCAACATCATGAATTCTCCACTAGTGTTGATTCAATTTCTTCACATGTCTGATAGCTTCGTTAATGATGCTGCTAGTCTGCTACATTTTTTGGTATTCTATTATCTACTATCCAGCACAGGAAGTCGATTCTTGGCAGTTTGTTTATTTGTTTGAGTTAATTCATAATGAACTCAATTTTGTTATACATCTCTTATTAACTTTTTTTGTCTTTAGCTTCATGCAGAATCTGGTAATGGCCAATATGAAATTGTACTGGGGTACACAGCCTGTTCTGATGCTGCTGATAACTTAATTTTTACTCGTGAAATTATTAGGGCGGTAGCAAGAAAACATGGATTGCTAGCGACTTTTGTACCAAAGTACGTGACTAGAAATCCACAAGATATGTAATGCTTTTCGTAATCAATAACAATTGAGGTCTAAAATTGCTTGGTATATTAAACATTTATAATCAGTAAAGCAGTTGCTCCTCATATCGTCAATTATAGTTTCCTTTAATACTATAACCTAACCGTTCTTAATGCTGTACTATACTGAAGATGTTTGGCTGTTTCTTATACTGCAAATATTCTTCCAGACTTTtttgttgtatatatttttgatcTGTAACCTAAATTATAAGTATTTTAGAATCAAGGACCCAAGTGGTGGCGAAGGTGCCCTTGGTGCTGGAAAAGTTCTAGACTTCAATTCTCACCTCCCCAGatacttcaatatatatatatcaactatCCAATATATATTTATGGTGATGGATATAGTTTCGTTCAGTATTCAGTACTTTAGCTCGCACATTACATAATAAATCAGATCCACGCATGACAACCTTCACTTTGTTATACGTCTGTCTCTTCAGATCCACATATCCCATTGACAACCTTCACTATGTTATAAGTCTGTCTCTTCGTATAGTAGGCTTCTATTCTTAAACCTGCATCTCAAATTGTGTTTATTAGTTAACATTATtcatttgtttgatttttcCCGGCTAGATATGCACTAGGTGAGATCGGCTCTGGTTCACATGTGCATATCAGTTTATCACAGAATGGAAAGAACGTATTTATGGCATCTGATGAATGTTCTCGCTACGGAATGTCCAAGGTTGGAGAGGAGTTCATGTCTGGAGTCCTAAACCACCTACCTTCAATTTTGGCATTTACAGCACCAGTTCCAAATAGGTTACATTCTCTACCATCTAAACATCTTCAACTAAATGAAATTCTTATAGTATATGGTGGCGGTATATCACGGATCTTACAAAAAACATTCATTAATTATTGATACTTTCTGAAAGTTACAGGCATTTAATACAATGCGTTGCTATGAAAGAGCCTGGAAAGTTCTATATGTctacaaataaacaaaaaatgtctttcttttttaacttttatttttgCTTTGAAATCAATTGGCTTGTCTAAAGAATATTTATGAGTTCATTTCTAGTTACTCTTACTGTTGTGCTCAACTTTTACTTGGGGTATAGTTATGATCGTTTGCAACCTCATATGTGGAGTGGAGCATACCTGTGTTGGGGAAAGGAAAACAAAGAGGCTCCATTAAGAACAGCATGCCCACCAGGAGTCCCAGATGGGTTAGTAAGCAACTTCGAGATCAAAGCAATTGACGGGTGTGCAAATCCATATCTGGCCTTGTCTTCTATAATTGCTTCTGGAATCGATGGCCTCCGCAGACATCTTAGCCTTCCTGAACCCATCAGTAAGGGCACAGAAATATCTTGACTAtacctaattttttttcttttgtaatatCTAGATCAACTTAGGTGGTTAAATAATCCTTCATCTGAATATCTTACTTGTTCAGCATAAGTGTCTTACAGGCCAACATCCTCGAATGAGGGTGTGGAGTGTGGACAATCAGAAGAGGAAACCCTCCAAGTTATAGGATTATGAGTTTATTCCTTTTGTCACCTATCTACTCCAGAACATGCATGTGGCATACTTGTTACTCAAGTCCCATTAGAATGATATCTAGATTTATTTGAACCTCTGGAGAACAAGAGGTGAGGTGTAAAAGTTAGACTCCAGTTTTTGGTTATCCTGTATACCCGTATAGTCCGTATACCCTTATGGTTAGCCCAGAGCAATTTGAGATCGACATTTATGGCACTTATCATTTATTCTAGATAAGTGTGTAATATAGCCTAGCAGTGCTAAAGATGC of the Daucus carota subsp. sativus chromosome 4, DH1 v3.0, whole genome shotgun sequence genome contains:
- the LOC108218851 gene encoding protein fluG: MYRGEEMEEKYAGLREAVDKAEIVDAHAHNIVALHSSVPFLNCFSEATGDALSFAPHTLSFKRCLRDVSELYGSESSLHAVQQYRNSSGLDRISAMCFQAARISTLLIDDGIESDKKLDIEWHNKFVPKTGRILRIERLAEQILDDGSADGIIWTLDTFMRIFLGKLNSLADKVFGLKSIAAYRSGLKINTNVTLEEAQEGLTEVLRAGNPVRITNKHLIDYIFMRSLEVAVSYDLPLQIHTGFGDKDLDLRLCNPLHLRSVLEDKKFSKCRIVLLHASYPFSKEASYLASVYSQVYLDFGLAVPKLSVHGMITSVKELLELAPIKKVMFSTDGCLFPESFYLGSKKARDVVFSVLRDACADGDLSISEALEAVKDIFADNAKQFYKLDAAAKFVSSENGASDHSKLAIENGISPHSSKVATQSSEQDVAFVRMIWVDTSGQHRCRVVQKKRFHDSVKTNGVGLTFASMAMTSAADGPADGTNLSGVGEIRLVPDLSTKCRIPWAKQEEMVLADMYLKPGEAWEYCPREALRRVLKVLKEEFNLEVNAGFENEFFLLKKGLSGGNEEWVPFDTSSYCSTSAFDVASPVLYEIIAALESLNIAVDQLHAESGNGQYEIVLGYTACSDAADNLIFTREIIRAVARKHGLLATFVPKYALGEIGSGSHVHISLSQNGKNVFMASDECSRYGMSKVGEEFMSGVLNHLPSILAFTAPVPNSYDRLQPHMWSGAYLCWGKENKEAPLRTACPPGVPDGLVSNFEIKAIDGCANPYLALSSIIASGIDGLRRHLSLPEPINEDPQDGKLQRLPKSLSESVDALEKDTALEKLIGEKLLLAVKGVRKAEINYYSQNKDAYKNLIHRY